The sequence below is a genomic window from Planctomycetota bacterium.
CCGCCGCGTTGGTGAGCTGTCCAGCATGTAACAGCCGCTAGGTGGGCGGACAAAGTCGACATCATCGATGCCAAGCGACCTCTCTCGAAGCATGTCGCTAGGGCGTGCAAGCGATCCGCACTCGGGACAACACGCCGTGTCTTTCGCGATATTGACATGTTGTGGCGGGATGTTGCGGCCGCAGGAGTTGCACCGCAGATCGCTACTCACGCGCAGAGCTTAACAAATCACGTTCGAGCAGTCGCTGCAAACAGACTCTCCAGATCGTCGAAGAAGCCGGGGTAGGTCTTGGAGACGCAGCCCGGGTCTTCGATGACGATGCCCTTTCGGCGGGTGGAGGCCAGGGCGAAGCTCATGGCCATGCGGTGGTCGTCGTAGGTGGCGATGCTGGCCCTACGAACCCGTGGCGGTGGGATGATCGTCATCGAGACGTCGCCGGCGGACTCGTCGATCGTGACGTCGGCACCGAGCTTCGACAGCTCCGTCTGGAGGGCGGCGACGCGATCGGTCTCTTTGACCCGCAGCGTTTTGAGGCCGTGCATCGTCGTGGGTCCAGAGGCGAAGAGCGCGACGACGGCGAGCGTCTGGGCACAGTCGGGCATGAGCGACAGGTCGGCCTCGATGCCTTCGAGCCGTTCGGGGCCGACAAGGACCGTCTCGTCGCGCGTCTGCGTGACGTGGCAGTGCATGCGGCGGAGCAGCTCGGCAAACCGCGCGTCGCCCTGCAGGCTGTCGGTGCCCAGACCCGGCAGTGTGATCCGACTGCCGGGGTGGATCGCGGCCAGGCCGAGGAAGTAGCTGGCGGCGCTGGCGTCGGGTTCGATGTGGTACTGCGACCGCACGTACCGGCCGCGCGGGACGATCACGGCTTCGGGGCGTTCTTCGCGCTCGTCGAGTTCGACCTCGGGCGTGATGCCGAAAAGGTCCATGAGTCGCATCGTCATCTGCACGTATGGCCAGCTGGCCTGCATTCCGTCGAGTTCGACGCGAACTTCCTGCCGTGCGTAGGGAGCGACCATGAGCGCGGCGGAGAGATACTGGCTCGAGAGCGTCTGTCCTGCTGCGTAGCGAATCGAGCCGCCCGAGATTCCGCTCCCGTTGACGTGCAACGGCGGGTAGCCCTCGCTCTCTGGCGCGTAGCCAACTGCAGGCTCGTTCGTTCCAGCGAGATCGTTGAGGAGCATTGCCAGCGGTCCGGCTGGGCGTTCGCGCATCCGCTGGACACCGTCGAGCTTGAACCGCGCCTGTCCCACGGCCGCAAGCAGTGCCGAGAGGAAACGGATCGTCGTGCCGGAGTTGCCACAAAAAAGCTCGATGTCGTTCGACGCAAAGTCCTCGCTGGCCGGGGCGTCGACGGTGACCGTTTTGGCCGGCTCATCGATGTCGAGCTTGAGCCGAAGGCGGCCGAGGTTGTCGAGCATGTGCCGGGTGTCGTCGGCGAAGAGGACGCCAGTCAGTTTGCAACGACCCGTCGACAGAGCCGCCAGAACGAGGGCACGATTCGTCAGAGACTTGCTGCCGGGGACCGTCACCGTCGCGTCGATCGGTCCTTGCAGCGGGTCACTCGTCCAGGTCGCGTCCGACATCGTGATGAGCGTACGAGCGAGATTGCGACTTCGGGCTGGCAGGCCGTGCGGGTAGCGTTCTGGCATGGATGGCGATCGGACCTACCGCACCAGCTCGCCGCTTGATAAGAAGCCGGACGGCGTGATCCGCGTCGTCGTCCTAGGCGGAGGCTTTGGCGGGGCGTACTGCGTGCAGCACCTCGAAAACGCCCTTCGCTGGCGGCCGGAGTTGCGGGAGAAGGTCGAAATCGTCCTGATCGACCGGAACAACTACTTCGCGTTCAGCCCGCTGCTCGTCGAGGCCGGGACGGGGAGTCTGCAGCCGTCGCATGCCGTTGTCGGGCTTCGGCAGTTCTGCAGGAAGGCCCGATTCGTCGCGGCCGAGGTCGTGAACTTCGATC
It includes:
- the aroA gene encoding 3-phosphoshikimate 1-carboxyvinyltransferase, which translates into the protein MPERYPHGLPARSRNLARTLITMSDATWTSDPLQGPIDATVTVPGSKSLTNRALVLAALSTGRCKLTGVLFADDTRHMLDNLGRLRLKLDIDEPAKTVTVDAPASEDFASNDIELFCGNSGTTIRFLSALLAAVGQARFKLDGVQRMRERPAGPLAMLLNDLAGTNEPAVGYAPESEGYPPLHVNGSGISGGSIRYAAGQTLSSQYLSAALMVAPYARQEVRVELDGMQASWPYVQMTMRLMDLFGITPEVELDEREERPEAVIVPRGRYVRSQYHIEPDASAASYFLGLAAIHPGSRITLPGLGTDSLQGDARFAELLRRMHCHVTQTRDETVLVGPERLEGIEADLSLMPDCAQTLAVVALFASGPTTMHGLKTLRVKETDRVAALQTELSKLGADVTIDESAGDVSMTIIPPPRVRRASIATYDDHRMAMSFALASTRRKGIVIEDPGCVSKTYPGFFDDLESLFAATART